The following proteins are encoded in a genomic region of Bosea beijingensis:
- a CDS encoding OmpW/AlkL family protein yields the protein MIEVPRRHRIDQMRLPLVAVAALAGLTGTFGAQAADLLQGPVDAPPPAFQEPAFKRFFLHAGPAGLFYSEGAKMSAAGFPIPGADVRVPNAYTFAIEAGYNFTPNFAIGLAAGYPPLNKVEARGSLTGLGTLGKVDGGPMALTAQYHFTGLGRFQPYVGAGPALMVIFKNRDHVVTGLKTDHALGFTGQVGFNYMLDSNWGFFVDVKKVYLRAKTQGYMGPVPIKATVTLDPTVVHTGLTYKF from the coding sequence ATGATCGAGGTTCCTCGCCGTCACAGGATCGACCAGATGCGCCTCCCTCTCGTTGCCGTGGCTGCGCTCGCTGGCCTCACAGGCACCTTTGGTGCGCAAGCCGCCGACCTGCTGCAGGGGCCCGTCGATGCGCCGCCCCCCGCATTCCAGGAACCGGCCTTCAAGCGCTTCTTCCTGCATGCCGGCCCGGCCGGGCTGTTCTATTCCGAGGGCGCGAAGATGAGCGCCGCCGGCTTCCCGATCCCGGGCGCCGATGTCCGCGTTCCCAATGCCTATACCTTCGCGATCGAGGCGGGCTACAATTTCACGCCGAATTTCGCGATCGGCCTCGCGGCCGGCTACCCCCCCCTGAACAAGGTCGAGGCGCGCGGCTCGCTCACCGGCCTCGGCACGCTCGGCAAGGTCGATGGCGGCCCGATGGCCCTGACCGCGCAGTACCATTTCACCGGCCTCGGCCGCTTTCAGCCCTATGTCGGCGCCGGCCCGGCGCTCATGGTTATCTTCAAGAACCGGGATCATGTCGTGACCGGCCTCAAGACCGATCACGCCCTAGGCTTCACCGGCCAGGTCGGCTTCAACTACATGCTGGACAGCAACTGGGGCTTCTTCGTCGACGTCAAGAAGGTCTACCTGCGCGCGAAGACGCAAGGTTACATGGGCCCCGTCCCGATCAAGGCAACGGTCACGCTCGATCCCACGGTCGTACACACCGGCCTGACCTACAAGTTCTGA
- a CDS encoding response regulator, translated as MPKILLVEDNEMNRDMLSRRLQRQGFTVLCAPDGPSGVAMARSETPDLILMDVALGDMDGWEATQQIKASPSTARIPVIALTAHALASDQARSVAVGCADFDTKPVDLPRLVGKIQNCLSRA; from the coding sequence ATGCCTAAAATCCTGCTCGTCGAAGACAACGAGATGAACCGGGACATGCTGAGCCGGCGCCTGCAAAGGCAGGGCTTCACCGTGCTCTGCGCCCCCGACGGCCCGAGCGGCGTGGCCATGGCCAGGAGCGAGACGCCCGACCTGATTCTCATGGACGTCGCGCTCGGCGACATGGACGGCTGGGAAGCGACGCAGCAGATCAAGGCCTCGCCCTCCACGGCGCGGATTCCCGTGATCGCCCTGACGGCGCATGCGCTGGCCAGCGACCAGGCACGCAGCGTTGCGGTGGGTTGCGCGGATTTCGACACCAAGCCGGTCGACCTGCCGCGGCTGGTGGGCAAGATCCAAAACTGCCTGAGCCGGGCCTGA
- a CDS encoding sensor histidine kinase, with protein sequence MAQGANRLGTMLSDLVDWFIPAAIAQDRQKLKQVRMFLISHIFGPFIGNTVPLALYVFDRDPGFPVLVLALSISAFWIFPFVLRAWGHYNTLALASIQNLNFCILWSCYFYGGVTSPTLPWVLTIPLLALFYIGEEPRLRSIALSMFAANFAVFGAIWFLGGGMPSRLDVSAREGLGLISTIAASLYVAMMALFYARLLASQTELETAMQGHLQTATELREAIEATERAGAARTEFLAKMSHELRTPLNAVIGYSEILLEEVREEGDEEAVEDLSRIQSSGHLLLKLVNEILDLAKIEAGRMELHLEAIDPADIVEAVAADFRLRARDNGTEIVVDTVLAPIQFTADRAKLRQILAELLVNAIKFTRNGRIDLVAARSTRGDLTVTVEDTGGGIDPELLPVLFEQFTDTGDANGSKYGGARLGLALCQKIARLSGGEISVENRPGSGCTFTLILPNAVRASASPRSMSTSRSTIAHA encoded by the coding sequence ATGGCACAAGGCGCAAACCGCCTCGGGACGATGTTGAGCGACCTCGTCGACTGGTTCATCCCGGCCGCGATCGCTCAGGACCGCCAGAAGCTCAAGCAAGTGCGGATGTTCCTCATCAGCCACATCTTCGGGCCTTTCATCGGCAATACTGTTCCGCTCGCCCTTTATGTCTTTGACCGGGATCCCGGGTTTCCCGTCCTGGTCTTGGCACTGTCGATCTCCGCCTTCTGGATCTTTCCTTTCGTGCTGCGGGCCTGGGGGCACTACAATACGCTGGCGCTGGCCTCGATCCAGAACCTGAATTTCTGCATCCTCTGGAGCTGCTATTTCTATGGCGGCGTCACCTCCCCGACATTGCCCTGGGTCCTGACGATCCCGCTCCTGGCGCTGTTCTATATCGGCGAGGAGCCGAGGCTGCGCTCGATCGCGCTCAGCATGTTCGCCGCCAATTTCGCCGTTTTCGGAGCGATCTGGTTTCTCGGCGGCGGGATGCCGAGCCGCCTGGACGTCTCGGCGCGCGAAGGGCTGGGCCTGATCTCGACCATCGCCGCCTCGCTGTACGTGGCCATGATGGCCCTGTTCTATGCCCGCCTCCTCGCCTCGCAGACCGAGCTGGAAACTGCGATGCAGGGCCACCTCCAGACCGCGACCGAGCTGCGCGAGGCGATCGAGGCGACCGAGCGCGCCGGCGCCGCCCGGACGGAATTCTTGGCCAAGATGAGCCACGAGCTGCGCACCCCGCTCAACGCGGTCATCGGCTATAGCGAAATCCTGCTGGAGGAGGTTCGCGAGGAAGGTGACGAGGAGGCGGTCGAGGACCTGAGCCGGATCCAGAGCTCCGGCCATCTGCTGCTGAAGCTGGTCAACGAGATCCTCGATCTCGCCAAGATCGAGGCCGGCAGGATGGAGCTCCATCTGGAAGCGATCGACCCGGCTGATATCGTCGAGGCCGTCGCGGCGGATTTCCGGCTGCGAGCGCGCGACAACGGCACCGAGATCGTCGTCGACACCGTGCTGGCACCCATCCAGTTCACGGCCGACCGCGCCAAGCTCCGACAGATTCTGGCGGAACTGCTGGTCAACGCCATCAAGTTCACGCGCAACGGCCGGATCGATCTCGTCGCCGCGAGATCCACGCGGGGCGACCTCACCGTGACGGTCGAGGATACCGGCGGCGGCATCGACCCCGAGCTGCTCCCGGTGCTGTTCGAGCAGTTCACCGATACCGGCGATGCGAACGGCAGCAAGTATGGCGGCGCCCGCCTCGGCCTTGCCTTGTGCCAGAAGATCGCAAGGCTCTCCGGTGGCGAGATTTCCGTTGAGAACCGCCCCGGCAGCGGCTGCACCTTCACGCTCATCCTTCCGAACGCGGTGCGCGCCTCCGCCTCCCCTCGCTCCATGTCCACATCACGGTCGACCATTGCCCATGCCTAA